A window of the Lactuca sativa cultivar Salinas chromosome 5, Lsat_Salinas_v11, whole genome shotgun sequence genome harbors these coding sequences:
- the LOC111897880 gene encoding OVARIAN TUMOR DOMAIN-containing deubiquitinating enzyme 4, which yields MIGRSTIKTCVKPFVHPSGPINSVMPQSASSSCCFHLSLGCVKPNHVVKTNSRHSLTANPRSNNNSNNNNNWQLLSIKTAMRSRSGTQKTRFDLSLGSRSMNFRLLFPKQGIISRMKWSLVPGSWTQGCASAGVAMGLAVCSSSSEPSYAEAEEKKEEDDCSSSNTNFSHGKQVHTDYSVIGIPGDGRCLFRAVAHGACIRSGKPAPTERMQRELADELRARVADEFVKRREETEWFIEGNFDSYVSQMRKTHVWGGEPELLMASHVLKMPIWVYMSDADSGGLICIAEYGDEYKSGSNKKDDPNPIRVLYHGFGHYDALHIPTPPAKKDSRSRL from the exons ATGATTGGTCGTTCCACCATTAAAACCTGTGTGAAACCCTTCGTCCATCCAAGTGGGCCCATCAacagtgtgatgcctcaatctGCATCAAGTTCATGCTGTTTTCATCTCTCACTTGGATGTGTGaaaccaaatcatgtcgtgaaGACAAACTCCCGCCACTCTCTTACTGCAAACCCTAGgagcaacaacaacagcaacaacaacaacaactggcAGTTGTTAAGCATCAAAACTGCTATGCGATCCAGAAGTGGGACACAAAAGACACGATTTGATCTTTCACTTGGGTCCCGCAGTATGAACTTTAGGCTTTTATTTCCAAAACAAGGAATCATCTCTAGAATGAAATGGAGTTTGGTACCTGGATCTTGGACACAAGGATGTGCATCAGCTGGGGTTGCAATGGGATTAGCTGTTTGCAGTTCAAGTTCTGAGCCATCATATGCTGAAgcagaagagaagaaggaagaagACGACTGTAGTTCATCAAATACTAACTTTTCACATGGAAAGCAAGTTCATACCGATTATTCTGTTATAG GAATACCGGGAGATGGGAGATGTTTGTTTCGGGCTGTTGCACATGGAGCATGTATACGATCAGGGAAGCCTGCTCCCACTGAGAGAATGCAAAGAGAGTTGGCTGATGAATTACGTGCCAGG GTGGCAGATGAATTTGTTAAAAGACGGGAAGAAACTGAATG GTTTATTGAAGGCAACTTTGATTCATATGTGTCACAAATGAGAAAGACACATGTATGGGGAGGCGAACCTGAATTACTCATGGCTTCTCATGTTCTCAA GATGCCAATTTGGGTGTATATGAGTGATGCAGATTCAGGTGGTCTGATATGTATCGCAGAATATGGTGATGAATACAAGAGTGGTAGTAATAAAAAAGATGATCCAAATCCAATCAGAGTGTTGTACCATGGTTTTGGTCATTATGATGCTTTGCATATCCCCACCCCTCCTGCTAAAAAGGATTCCCGATCCAGGCTGTAA